Proteins from one Flammeovirgaceae bacterium genomic window:
- a CDS encoding alpha/beta fold hydrolase, whose protein sequence is MGRWVPMLLVALHACAALAQTEGLQELNGTVLYVKTEGTGTPIVAVHGGPGLSHHYLAPQLGKLSKWFQVTFYDQRASGQSATPAPDEITLRTFAGDVDAIRKKLGHDQIYLLAHSWGALPAIKYGLLYPEQVKGIIFCNPIPFSREYDGEMAAAQQAKMSGADSTNRSLILGSPGFKAGEAAAYKKLLLLSFRHSFYKESNFSKLDLDVPDNYQAASQALYKGLGKELRAYDYYDSIKNFAFPVLILRGAVDVVPQAAYQRMMDALPTATLKVFRKSGHFIFMEQNRKFNRAVRKFVHR, encoded by the coding sequence GTGGGGCGGTGGGTCCCCATGCTGCTGGTTGCCTTGCATGCGTGCGCTGCCCTCGCACAAACGGAAGGACTGCAGGAACTGAACGGGACGGTGCTTTATGTGAAGACGGAGGGCACAGGGACACCCATAGTGGCCGTCCACGGAGGGCCCGGCCTCAGCCACCATTACCTTGCCCCGCAGCTTGGCAAACTTTCCAAATGGTTTCAGGTTACTTTTTATGACCAGCGCGCCAGTGGCCAATCGGCCACCCCTGCCCCGGATGAAATTACCCTTCGCACTTTTGCCGGGGACGTGGATGCCATCAGGAAAAAACTGGGGCACGATCAAATCTATTTGCTTGCCCATTCCTGGGGGGCGCTTCCTGCCATAAAGTACGGGCTCCTTTATCCCGAACAGGTGAAGGGCATCATCTTTTGCAACCCCATTCCGTTCAGCCGGGAGTATGATGGGGAAATGGCTGCCGCCCAGCAGGCAAAGATGAGCGGGGCCGACAGCACCAACCGCTCCCTTATACTGGGGTCCCCGGGTTTTAAGGCAGGCGAGGCGGCCGCGTATAAAAAATTGTTGCTCCTCTCCTTTCGCCATTCTTTTTACAAGGAGTCAAATTTTTCCAAACTCGACCTTGACGTGCCGGACAACTACCAGGCGGCCAGCCAGGCATTGTACAAGGGACTTGGAAAGGAATTGCGTGCTTATGATTATTACGACAGCATCAAAAATTTTGCTTTTCCCGTACTGATACTTCGAGGGGCCGTGGACGTGGTGCCACAGGCTGCTTATCAGCGGATGATGGATGCGCTGCCCACGGCCACCCTTAAGGTATTCAGGAAAAGTGGCCATTTCATTTTTATGGAACAGAACAGGAAATTCAATCGTGCGGTAAGGAAGTTCGTGCACCGATGA
- a CDS encoding GIY-YIG nuclease family protein, which produces MEIGGSVYIMTNVHHTTLYTGVASDLYARVCEHREGVYPKSFTSRYNLFVLVYYENHHLIEEAIAREKQIKAGSRKAKEKLINAFNPEWKDLFDEIKGW; this is translated from the coding sequence ATGGAAATAGGGGGCAGTGTCTATATTATGACCAACGTACACCATACCACCCTTTATACTGGTGTTGCATCCGACCTATATGCCAGGGTTTGTGAACACCGTGAAGGGGTTTACCCTAAAAGCTTTACTTCTCGTTATAATTTATTTGTCCTGGTCTACTATGAAAATCACCATTTGATTGAGGAAGCAATTGCAAGGGAGAAGCAAATCAAAGCAGGTTCTAGAAAGGCAAAAGAAAAGTTGATAAATGCATTTAACCCAGAATGGAAAGACCTGTTCGATGAGATTAAGGGTTGGTAG
- a CDS encoding VWA domain-containing protein: MTWFRDFGLFEGVLVLLFLGAYIAYILKVVRIAKRLNTPYGNIFYKLVLRSLLFALLLVAFLGPSFGDSRKEVKSVGKDIMICVDLSKSMDAFDIQPSRLEKVKFEMRRIVDAFSSDRIGIIIFSSEAFMQSPLTYDQNALNLFIETMNTGLVPSSGTDFGPPLRMALTKLNDQEGPSSRQKSKVIILISDGEDFGENTGESIKQIQDEGIKLFTLGVGTRQGSRLYAGSGFKTDRQGNTVITRLDSRSLESLADRTGGEYFEINETKNDVSRLIHTISGIEGELRDTRFVDVSANRYYYFLVFALFLLVVDIIINVKTVKI, from the coding sequence ATGACCTGGTTTCGTGATTTTGGATTATTTGAGGGGGTGCTCGTTTTGCTTTTCCTGGGGGCCTACATCGCCTACATCTTAAAGGTGGTACGTATAGCAAAAAGGCTAAACACCCCCTACGGCAACATCTTCTACAAGCTGGTCCTTCGCTCCCTGTTGTTTGCGTTGTTGCTGGTGGCCTTCCTCGGCCCTTCTTTTGGCGATTCGCGGAAGGAAGTAAAATCGGTGGGAAAGGACATCATGATCTGCGTGGACCTGTCCAAATCCATGGACGCCTTCGACATCCAGCCCAGCCGCCTGGAGAAAGTGAAGTTTGAAATGAGGCGGATCGTGGACGCTTTCAGCTCCGACCGCATCGGCATCATTATTTTTTCCTCGGAGGCCTTCATGCAAAGCCCCCTTACCTACGACCAAAATGCCCTCAACCTTTTTATAGAGACCATGAACACGGGGCTAGTCCCCTCCTCCGGAACGGATTTTGGGCCACCCTTGCGAATGGCGCTGACCAAACTCAACGACCAGGAGGGCCCCAGCTCAAGGCAAAAGTCCAAAGTGATCATCCTCATCAGTGACGGGGAGGACTTTGGCGAAAATACAGGCGAAAGCATTAAACAAATACAGGACGAAGGCATCAAATTGTTCACCTTGGGGGTAGGCACCCGCCAGGGAAGCCGTTTGTATGCTGGCAGTGGTTTTAAAACCGACAGGCAGGGCAACACGGTGATCACCCGCCTGGATTCCCGGTCACTGGAATCCCTGGCCGACCGTACCGGTGGGGAATATTTCGAGATCAATGAAACCAAAAATGACGTATCGCGATTGATACATACGATAAGCGGGATAGAGGGGGAACTTCGCGATACCCGTTTTGTGGACGTGAGCGCCAACCGCTATTATTATTTTCTTGTATTTGCACTATTTTTGCTTGTTGTGGACATAATCATTAATGTGAAGACCGTGAAAATATGA
- a CDS encoding tetratricopeptide repeat protein — MKFVVVFLTAALFLSDIDNIALINSLKSEAKKAYQSGNYKVAAEKYRFLVDSLQVNEDGVMLNLANALFQANDTAHARPRYQALAQSRSPKMRSLSNLQLGVVANRAGKYEEALEYFKQALRADPTNEEARYNYEMVKKKLEDQKKQEQQNKDNKDQEKQDKKDQEQKNKDKEKQDQKDKQDQKDKQDQDKKDQEKKDQDKQNKDKEEQAKKDKEKAEQEKQKKDQEDKEKQDIPPSVKDKLKDMDMSEEKAKMILEAMRNQEIQYLQQNKRKATKPKDKGKPDW; from the coding sequence ATGAAGTTCGTTGTGGTTTTTTTGACAGCGGCCCTTTTCTTGTCCGACATAGACAACATCGCGTTGATCAACAGCCTCAAATCGGAGGCTAAAAAAGCCTATCAATCGGGGAATTATAAAGTGGCTGCGGAAAAATACAGGTTTTTGGTTGACTCCCTCCAGGTAAACGAAGACGGGGTAATGCTGAACCTGGCCAATGCGCTCTTTCAGGCCAACGACACTGCCCATGCCAGGCCCCGGTACCAGGCGCTGGCGCAAAGCCGTTCGCCCAAGATGCGGTCGTTGTCGAATTTACAGTTGGGCGTAGTGGCCAACCGGGCGGGAAAATACGAAGAGGCCCTGGAGTACTTCAAGCAAGCGCTTCGTGCCGACCCCACCAACGAAGAGGCGCGGTACAATTATGAAATGGTAAAGAAAAAACTGGAAGACCAGAAGAAGCAGGAGCAGCAAAACAAAGACAACAAGGACCAGGAAAAACAGGACAAGAAAGACCAGGAGCAAAAAAACAAGGACAAAGAAAAGCAAGACCAGAAAGACAAGCAGGATCAAAAAGACAAGCAAGACCAGGATAAAAAAGACCAGGAGAAGAAAGACCAGGACAAGCAAAACAAAGATAAAGAGGAGCAGGCAAAGAAAGACAAAGAGAAGGCCGAACAAGAAAAGCAAAAGAAAGACCAGGAAGACAAAGAAAAGCAGGACATCCCTCCCTCCGTTAAGGACAAGCTCAAAGACATGGACATGAGCGAGGAGAAAGCGAAGATGATATTGGAGGCCATGAGAAACCAGGAAATCCAATACCTGCAACAAAACAAACGCAAGGCCACCAAGCCCAAGGACAAAGGAAAACCCGATTGGTGA
- a CDS encoding acetyl-CoA C-acyltransferase: MKEVYIVSATRTPIGSFGGKLAGLSAIQLGAAAVKGALGRIGLDPAAVQEVYMGNVISAGLGQAPATQVAVAAGLGYQVPCTQVNKVCASGMKAIMVGAQSIMLGQNDVVVAGGMESMSNVPYYLPKARFGYKFGNGELVDGLSHDGLNDVYNHCAMGVCSDNTAREMGISREAQDAFAIGSYKRAAASWAAGKFKDEVVPVEIKGRKGDVTLVDEDEEYKNVFFEKVPALKPAFGKDGTATAANSSTLNDGAAAVVLMGKEKAVELGLKPLAKILGFADAAQDPMWFTTAPSLAIPRAMKMAGVGKNDVGYYEINEAFSAVALANNKKLDLDASKVNVNGGAVALGHPLGASGARITVTLANVLKQNNARIGVAGICNGGGGASALVIENL; encoded by the coding sequence ATGAAAGAAGTATATATCGTATCCGCAACAAGGACCCCCATAGGCAGTTTTGGCGGAAAGCTTGCCGGTTTAAGTGCCATTCAATTAGGTGCCGCTGCCGTAAAGGGGGCACTGGGCCGCATCGGGCTTGACCCCGCGGCCGTGCAGGAAGTGTACATGGGCAACGTGATTTCCGCAGGGTTGGGCCAGGCCCCTGCCACCCAGGTGGCCGTTGCCGCTGGCCTGGGGTACCAGGTTCCCTGTACGCAAGTCAACAAAGTGTGTGCTTCGGGGATGAAGGCCATTATGGTAGGGGCACAGTCCATCATGCTGGGCCAAAATGACGTGGTGGTGGCGGGGGGAATGGAGAGCATGAGCAACGTGCCTTACTATTTGCCCAAGGCACGGTTTGGGTACAAGTTTGGCAACGGGGAACTGGTGGATGGCCTGTCGCACGATGGGCTTAACGATGTGTACAACCACTGTGCCATGGGCGTATGCTCTGACAACACCGCCAGGGAGATGGGCATATCACGGGAAGCCCAGGACGCGTTCGCCATTGGTTCCTACAAAAGGGCTGCTGCCTCCTGGGCGGCAGGCAAGTTCAAGGACGAGGTGGTGCCTGTGGAAATAAAAGGACGGAAGGGCGATGTGACCCTCGTTGACGAGGACGAGGAATACAAGAACGTGTTTTTTGAAAAGGTCCCTGCCCTGAAGCCCGCTTTTGGCAAGGATGGCACGGCCACTGCGGCCAATTCTTCCACGCTGAATGACGGGGCCGCAGCCGTAGTGCTGATGGGCAAGGAAAAGGCCGTGGAACTGGGGCTGAAGCCCCTTGCAAAAATCCTGGGGTTTGCCGATGCCGCACAGGACCCCATGTGGTTCACCACGGCACCTTCATTGGCCATACCCCGGGCGATGAAAATGGCGGGCGTAGGCAAAAATGACGTGGGGTATTACGAAATCAACGAAGCCTTTTCGGCAGTGGCATTGGCCAACAACAAGAAGCTTGACCTGGATGCCAGCAAGGTAAACGTCAATGGGGGGGCGGTGGCCCTGGGCCATCCCCTGGGCGCCTCGGGCGCGCGCATTACCGTCACACTGGCCAATGTGCTCAAGCAAAACAATGCCCGCATAGGCGTGGCCGGCATTTGCAATGGGGGTGGTGGCGCTTCCGCCCTGGTGATAGAAAACCTGTGA
- a CDS encoding toxin-antitoxin system YwqK family antitoxin, translated as MVLRNLAIVFIFIHFTASGQRVVRKYFDPLKQQVEEEYTVSAQDGKTLDGPYKRYYPNGHTEVEGNFSNGYRSGVFREYNEEGVLVRKISYLNGKRHGPVEVYDDNGIPIQRAFYQHNLLVDSVHSFFESGAVKSESYFAKGKPDGLVKEFYPTGTLRKEITYKNKKPNGLTITYYEDGAKESEANFRDGVLTDFYKTYYPNGQLETLSTINPDGRTGNFKNYDEEGHLLLDAHFLDSKLHGSNTAYYPDGTLRHNFQFKEGNKTGVNIAYHPNGKIKTREQVSLNGQSMTRDEFNEQGAQLARKTYKKEKPDGVWTYFAADGKTPLVKETYENGKLHGTKTTYYPSGKKELEETYQYGLITGLVKSYYESGKTKWECGYRAGRQHGIYTAYYEDGKVKEQGEYIAGKKHKDWVEYDEEGKVVKTYTFKAGILIGEK; from the coding sequence ATGGTACTCAGGAACCTTGCCATCGTATTTATTTTCATTCATTTTACCGCTTCCGGGCAGCGCGTGGTCAGGAAGTATTTTGACCCCCTGAAGCAACAGGTAGAGGAAGAGTACACCGTTTCCGCACAGGATGGCAAAACCCTTGATGGCCCCTACAAGCGCTACTACCCCAATGGCCACACCGAAGTTGAAGGGAATTTCTCCAACGGGTACCGGTCGGGGGTGTTCCGTGAATACAACGAGGAGGGGGTATTGGTCCGGAAGATCAGTTACCTCAACGGCAAGCGGCACGGCCCCGTGGAGGTGTACGATGACAACGGCATCCCCATCCAGCGTGCTTTTTACCAACACAACCTGCTGGTGGACAGTGTCCATTCCTTTTTTGAATCGGGGGCGGTCAAAAGCGAGTCGTACTTTGCAAAAGGCAAGCCCGATGGGCTGGTGAAGGAATTCTATCCCACCGGTACCCTCCGAAAGGAGATCACCTACAAAAACAAGAAGCCCAACGGGCTCACCATCACCTATTATGAAGACGGGGCAAAGGAGTCTGAGGCCAATTTTCGGGACGGGGTGCTTACCGATTTTTATAAGACCTATTACCCCAACGGCCAATTGGAGACCCTCTCCACCATAAACCCTGACGGGAGGACCGGCAACTTCAAAAACTATGACGAGGAAGGGCACCTGCTGCTCGATGCCCACTTCCTCGACAGCAAGCTTCATGGCAGCAACACCGCGTATTACCCCGATGGCACCCTCCGCCACAATTTCCAATTCAAGGAAGGGAACAAGACGGGCGTGAACATTGCCTACCATCCCAATGGAAAAATAAAAACCCGCGAGCAGGTATCATTGAACGGCCAGTCCATGACGCGGGACGAATTCAATGAACAAGGGGCGCAACTTGCGCGAAAAACCTACAAGAAGGAAAAACCCGATGGGGTGTGGACGTATTTTGCAGCAGATGGAAAAACCCCACTGGTAAAGGAAACCTACGAAAATGGAAAGCTGCACGGGACGAAGACGACCTATTACCCATCGGGCAAAAAGGAATTGGAGGAAACCTATCAATACGGGCTCATCACGGGGCTGGTGAAAAGCTATTATGAAAGCGGGAAGACAAAATGGGAGTGCGGGTACCGCGCTGGGCGGCAGCACGGGATTTATACCGCCTATTATGAAGACGGCAAGGTCAAAGAGCAAGGGGAATACATTGCCGGAAAGAAGCACAAAGACTGGGTGGAGTACGATGAAGAGGGCAAGGTGGTGAAGACCTACACCTTCAAAGCGGGCATTTTGATAGGGGAAAAATAA
- a CDS encoding phosphoribosylaminoimidazolesuccinocarboxamide synthase produces the protein MKAIKETHFSFKGQTGFYRGKVRDIYFFGDTMAMVATDRISAFDVILPKAIPDKGRVLNQIAAENLEATKDLVPNWVLSTPDPNVTIGFKCEPFPVEMVIRGYLAGHAWREYQAGKRTLCGVPMPEGLKENDKLPQPIITPTTKAKVGHDEDISRENILGRGLVTATDYKKLEGYTRALYDRGTLLAEKRGLILVDTKYEFGKHEGSIYLIDEIHTPDSSRYFYKEGYEKRQAEGRQQKQLSKEFVRQWLISNGFQGQEGQQVPEMTDDVVQSISDRYKELYQQVTGKKLDPINYGTLSERIEKSIVNSIK, from the coding sequence ATGAAGGCTATCAAGGAGACCCATTTCAGCTTTAAGGGCCAGACCGGTTTTTACCGGGGCAAAGTTAGGGACATCTATTTTTTTGGCGACACCATGGCCATGGTGGCCACGGACCGGATTTCGGCTTTTGATGTCATCCTGCCGAAGGCGATCCCCGACAAGGGGCGGGTGCTTAACCAAATTGCTGCCGAAAACCTTGAAGCCACAAAAGACCTTGTGCCCAACTGGGTGCTTTCAACACCTGACCCCAACGTGACCATTGGTTTCAAGTGCGAGCCCTTTCCCGTGGAAATGGTCATTAGGGGGTACCTGGCCGGTCATGCCTGGAGGGAATACCAGGCCGGCAAGCGAACACTCTGTGGGGTGCCCATGCCCGAAGGGCTAAAGGAAAACGACAAGCTGCCACAGCCTATCATCACCCCCACCACCAAAGCCAAGGTAGGGCATGACGAAGACATTTCGAGGGAAAACATTTTGGGAAGGGGCCTTGTCACCGCAACCGATTACAAAAAGCTTGAAGGATATACCCGTGCGCTGTATGACCGTGGCACCCTACTGGCCGAAAAGCGGGGACTGATACTGGTGGACACCAAATATGAATTTGGAAAACACGAGGGCAGTATTTACCTGATCGATGAAATCCACACCCCGGACTCCTCACGGTATTTTTACAAGGAAGGGTACGAAAAAAGGCAGGCCGAAGGGCGGCAACAGAAGCAGCTCTCAAAGGAATTTGTGCGGCAGTGGCTGATCTCGAACGGGTTTCAGGGGCAGGAAGGGCAGCAGGTACCGGAGATGACCGATGACGTGGTGCAGTCCATCTCCGACCGGTACAAGGAACTGTACCAACAGGTAACGGGAAAAAAGCTTGATCCCATCAATTATGGCACCCTTTCGGAACGAATCGAAAAGAGCATCGTTAATTCCATAAAATAA
- a CDS encoding STAS domain-containing protein: MKYTIDKQEKYSLLSLHEEKMDSNIAPDLKSQMITLHAEGVKNIILDLANVKYTDSSGLSALLVGNRIFQEDGGIFVLSNLSEHTLKLIKISQLDSVLHILPSVEEAIDTVFMHEIEKDMKDEGS; this comes from the coding sequence ATGAAGTACACGATAGATAAACAAGAAAAGTACAGTTTGTTGAGCCTCCACGAGGAGAAGATGGACTCCAACATTGCCCCGGACCTGAAGTCGCAAATGATCACCCTGCACGCAGAGGGCGTCAAAAACATCATCCTGGACCTGGCCAATGTGAAGTACACCGATTCGAGCGGCCTCAGTGCCCTGCTGGTGGGCAACAGGATCTTCCAGGAGGATGGTGGTATTTTTGTGCTTTCCAACCTATCCGAACACACCCTGAAACTCATCAAAATCTCGCAACTGGACAGTGTCCTCCACATCCTTCCCAGCGTGGAAGAGGCCATCGATACCGTCTTCATGCACGAGATCGAAAAAGACATGAAAGACGAAGGGTCCTGA
- a CDS encoding ribonuclease Z, with protein sequence MPFQLTILGSSGALPAYGRFPSAQYLNIHKHHILIDCGEGTQTQLKRFSIPVQKIDKVFISHLHGDHYLGLMGLLFSMHLQKRTRDLHLYSQPGLDEIITLQLKHSRSALHFKLVFHPIAGERPACLFEDDGLTVHSIPLKHKVPCTGFLFREKEKPRRMDKALLPANMRLAHIAQLKQGRDVVGEKGQLLYAHEEYTLPPRPSHSYAYCSDTVYDEALVPYLQGVDWLYHEATFMQEHADKATATLHSTALQAATIAKMAQVKGLLIGHFSARYKGLEGLLAEATAIFKNTRLAIEGEIYDIGRP encoded by the coding sequence ATGCCCTTTCAACTTACCATATTGGGGTCCAGCGGTGCGCTGCCCGCCTATGGAAGGTTTCCTTCCGCACAATACCTTAACATCCACAAGCACCATATCCTCATCGACTGTGGGGAAGGGACACAAACGCAATTGAAACGGTTTTCCATCCCCGTCCAAAAGATCGACAAGGTATTTATCAGCCACCTTCATGGGGACCATTACCTTGGGCTTATGGGGCTGCTGTTCAGCATGCACCTTCAAAAGAGGACACGCGACCTCCACCTCTACAGCCAGCCCGGCCTGGACGAGATCATCACCCTCCAACTCAAGCACTCCCGGTCTGCCCTTCATTTCAAGCTCGTGTTCCATCCCATTGCAGGGGAGCGGCCGGCTTGTTTGTTTGAAGACGATGGGCTCACTGTGCATTCCATACCTTTGAAGCACAAGGTGCCCTGCACAGGGTTTTTGTTCCGCGAAAAGGAAAAGCCCAGAAGGATGGACAAGGCCCTGTTGCCCGCCAACATGCGGCTTGCCCATATCGCGCAATTGAAGCAAGGCAGGGACGTGGTGGGCGAAAAGGGCCAATTGCTTTATGCCCATGAAGAATACACCCTTCCCCCGCGCCCTTCCCATTCCTACGCCTATTGCTCCGATACCGTATATGACGAGGCCCTTGTGCCATACCTACAAGGCGTGGACTGGCTGTACCACGAAGCCACCTTTATGCAGGAGCATGCGGACAAGGCCACGGCCACCTTGCACAGCACCGCCCTGCAGGCGGCAACCATTGCCAAAATGGCGCAGGTAAAAGGTTTGCTCATCGGCCATTTTTCCGCGCGGTACAAGGGGCTCGAAGGCCTTTTGGCAGAAGCCACCGCCATCTTCAAAAACACGCGGCTTGCAATTGAAGGGGAAATCTATGACATTGGCAGGCCATGA
- a CDS encoding queuosine precursor transporter: MSPDLAHKKNNLFIILSGIFLTNALIAEMIGVKIFSFERTVGLAPAHLDVLGFSMDFNLTAGVVIWPIVFVTTDLINEYFGKPGVKRISYLTAGLIGYSFVVIFLTMNLPPADWWLDANNTDANGHYFNINFAFYKIFGQGQRIILGSLTAFLLGQLVDVFVFQKLRKITGPKKLWLRATGSTLVSQLVDSFVVLFIAFSGILGTSQIIAIGITNYIYKFLVAIALTPLIYMGHYIIDKYLGREHAQRMSDEASGGSQSFF, translated from the coding sequence ATGAGCCCTGACCTTGCCCACAAGAAGAACAACCTCTTCATCATCCTGAGCGGTATTTTCCTTACCAATGCCCTCATAGCGGAAATGATCGGGGTAAAAATATTTTCTTTTGAGAGGACCGTGGGCCTCGCCCCTGCCCACCTTGACGTCCTGGGGTTCAGCATGGATTTCAACCTGACGGCAGGGGTGGTCATTTGGCCCATTGTTTTTGTGACCACCGATTTGATCAACGAATATTTTGGCAAGCCTGGCGTGAAGCGCATCAGCTACCTCACCGCTGGTTTGATTGGGTATTCCTTCGTGGTCATTTTCCTTACCATGAACCTGCCCCCGGCCGATTGGTGGCTTGACGCCAACAACACCGATGCGAATGGCCACTACTTTAACATCAATTTTGCTTTTTATAAAATCTTCGGGCAGGGGCAGCGCATCATCCTGGGCTCGCTCACCGCGTTCTTGCTGGGCCAATTGGTGGACGTATTTGTATTTCAAAAACTAAGAAAAATCACGGGGCCAAAAAAGCTTTGGCTGAGGGCCACCGGGTCCACGCTGGTCTCCCAACTGGTGGACAGTTTTGTGGTATTGTTCATTGCTTTTTCGGGGATATTGGGCACTTCACAAATTATTGCCATTGGCATTACCAATTACATTTATAAATTTTTGGTGGCCATTGCCCTCACCCCCCTGATTTACATGGGCCATTACATCATCGACAAGTACCTGGGCCGGGAGCACGCCCAACGGATGTCGGACGAAGCCAGCGGTGGCAGCCAATCATTTTTTTAG
- a CDS encoding RNA methyltransferase, with product MLSKNQVKFIKSLQLKKYRKEEQCFVVEGAKGVAEVARSDFKMEMLLATATFWKANEKLFDRVDADILMVSEKELAQVGSFQSNESALAVVRQKPNQVPTLGQDEFVLILDDIRDPGNLGTIIRTADWFGLRKIVASEHTADFYNPKVVNATMGSFTRVQFGHAHLPSLLPQWRAPVYGTFMQGDDVHACPFGSRGAIVIGNEANGVSAGVAALVTHKIAIPGKKGAESLNAAVAAGIVLDNWYRLKK from the coding sequence ATGCTTAGTAAGAACCAGGTCAAATTCATCAAATCCTTGCAATTAAAGAAATACCGCAAAGAGGAACAATGTTTTGTCGTTGAGGGGGCAAAGGGCGTGGCGGAAGTGGCCCGGTCGGATTTTAAAATGGAGATGTTGCTGGCCACGGCCACTTTCTGGAAAGCAAATGAAAAATTATTCGATCGCGTGGATGCCGACATACTCATGGTTTCGGAAAAAGAACTGGCCCAGGTGGGCTCTTTCCAGTCCAACGAAAGTGCCCTGGCCGTGGTACGGCAAAAACCAAACCAGGTGCCCACCCTGGGGCAGGATGAATTTGTTTTGATACTGGACGACATCCGCGACCCCGGCAACCTGGGCACCATCATCAGGACTGCCGATTGGTTTGGCCTTCGTAAAATCGTGGCCTCGGAACATACGGCCGATTTTTATAACCCCAAAGTGGTCAATGCCACCATGGGCTCCTTCACCCGGGTGCAATTTGGCCATGCCCACTTGCCCTCGCTGCTGCCCCAATGGAGGGCCCCCGTCTATGGTACTTTCATGCAGGGGGATGACGTGCACGCCTGCCCATTCGGCAGCAGGGGGGCAATCGTGATCGGAAATGAAGCCAACGGGGTTTCTGCGGGGGTTGCGGCCCTGGTCACCCACAAAATCGCCATCCCGGGAAAGAAAGGGGCCGAGTCGCTCAACGCTGCCGTGGCCGCAGGGATCGTGCTCGACAACTGGTACCGCCTAAAAAAATGA